A portion of the Rhizoctonia solani chromosome 6, complete sequence genome contains these proteins:
- a CDS encoding Fungal specific transcription factor domain: MYLKDDHEPFELREDAIGTSGNQSTPSVPMLFRSASISPIVPTELLPSGPFHTGISSIIGSFEDQENTNNANVDCDLSILGAALLYKPNKAISLQNEDRITMASSQDVDHSWFQNQHRATASIFRPSSSEQSFHTASRTTSISFDLKNITRVFCESIPPSVDATQIVRDDYIARVIGGYNYRRMSYWFIAPTPKMHDSLMFHAKKSKRMTWAMYLGAKLFQALDHQSVEVCGPMIQACVAWMDKFGQKCLMNSRSNKSRNDIGEYFLIQLELAFLRFAIADVVSAYNQVKRALPKFFQLVAFNSSLYIECPDGNLVVSFPRALTSPQSELRRFVIYDTIGALVLGTPPLVDYGYENEHEEGLDLIRGIPVTLAGVISQINAWRAQSSGTLGKWQDLERQVLAWKPLSTVLERDPTVDYDSIARTTVQEGWRHVALIYIYMAAVDQILCLGETVANLPICVHMFVHYLVAGLSARLEKHRVYIYEKLASFQAMRTPAPYTLPSQTSEKQPTSITNDTDCDFRPSTLGTALLCRISELTPLVNNTHSTSESQSTENFNRLWPQDKMLLSVYSRASSRETSTTKTTSIHTSRTIESLCQSIPPSVDIAQTMRENRLLRVIDAFRFQRINYWFITPPPATRDFIATKVIISKKIRLILPLGATLFFQTVGLSTQAHDSTIREHGDWAENVEKKVTSSSYDSLSLTEVADQLMVELEVAFFRFALADSVSGYRLLRKSLPRALQLIALDSSLYMEQSNNNLAVSFSRALTSPMFELKRFVVYDTVSSLLLAVPPLLDYGYDQELDSEFDWIRGVPVAIAEAISQINSWRAGSRGTPDSWEALEKRVLAWKTPTLRSEMSTIENTRVTKMAVLESWRDIALIYIYMGMGGISSHDPRVQAAVHRIVQLGETVSNSPIGVHMLTHYVVAGLAARLEKHRIVIYERLMLLKDTRVWLFYGPQMNQILRHLWHGVGAEGAPVTWDDYVQSRSVIIPV; the protein is encoded by the exons ATGTACTTAAAAGACGATCATGAACCttttgagctcagagagGATGCGATCGGCACAAGTGGCAACCAAAGTACCCCCAGTGTGCCGATGCTTTTCCGATCAGCATCAATCTCCCCGATTGTTCCGACAGAACTG TTACCCTCTGGCCCCTTTCACACAGGCATTTCCTCTATCATCGGATCATTCGAAGATCAGGAGAATACAAATAATGCAAACGTAGATTGTGACCTTTCAATATTAGGAGCCGCGCTGTTATACAAGCCGAATAAGGCAATCTCCTTGCAAAATGAAGATCGGATTACCATGGCCTCCTCTCAGGATGTCGACCACTCTTGGTTCCAGAACCAACATCGGGCAACTGCTTCAATTTTCCGACCCTCTTCTTCAGAGCAGTCCTTCCATACAGCTTCCAGGACGACATCGATTAGCTTTGATCTCAAAAATATCACCAGGGTGTTCTGCGAATCTATTCCACCTTCAGTAGATGCAACACAGATAGTGAGGGATGATTATATTGCACGTGTTATTGGTGGAT ACAATTACCGTCGTATGAGTTACTGGTTTATAGCTCCTACACCTAAGATGCACGATTCTTTGATGTTCCATGCTAAAAAATCGAAAAGGATGACATGGGCTATGTACCTGGGGGCCAAACTTTTCCAAGCTCTTGACCACCAAAGTGTTGAAGTCTGTGGGCCAATGATTCAGGCATGCGTTGCTTGGATGGACAAATTTGGACAAAAGTGTCTCATGAACTCCCGTAGTAATAAGTCGCGGAACGACATAGGAGAGTATTTTCTGATTCAACTTGAG CTTGCATTTCTTAGATTTGCTATTGCGGATGTCGTTTCAGCTTATAATCAAGTCAAGAGGGCATTACCTAAATTCTTTCAACTGGTTGCGTTCAACTCAAGCTTGTACATAGAATGTCCGGACGGTAACCTGGTCGTCTCGTTTCCTCGTGCGCTGACTTCACCTCAATCTGAACTCAGACGCTTCGTTATATACGACACAATCGGAGCACTTGTGCTCGGAACTCCACCTTTAGTAGACTATGGATACGAGAACGAGCACGAGGAAGGACTCGATTTAATACGTGGAATTCCCGTTACTCTTGCTGGGGTTATATCGCAGATCAATGCATGGAGAGCACAGTCAAGCGGAACTCTGGGCAAGTGGCAAGATTTGGAGAGACAAGTCTTAGCTTGGAAACCATTATCTACTGTTCTCGAAAGGGACCCGACTGTCGACTATGACAGCATAGCGAGGACTACAGTACAAGAGGGTTGGCGGCACGTGGCATTAATTTACATTTACATG GCAGCAGTGGATCAGATACTTTGCCTTGGAGAAACTGTAGCAAATTTACCAATCTGCGTTCACATGTTTGTTCACTATCTCGTT GCAGGTTTATCAGCGCGGCTAGAAAAGCATCGGGTGTATATTTATGAAAAACTTGCCTCGTTCCAAGCCATGCGG ACACCCGCTCCCTACACGCTTCCGAGCCAGACTTCTGAAAAGCAGCCGACATCAATTACCAATGATACAGATTGTGATTTCAGACCATCCACCCTAGGAACTGCCTTGTTATGCAGAATCAGCGAGCTTACTCCTTTGGTCAACAATACTCATAGTACCTCAGAATCTCAGTCTACGGAGAATTTCAATCGCTTATGGCCGCAAGATAAAATGCTGCTCAGCGTGTATTCGCGCGCATCGAGCCGCGAAACTTCTACCACTAAAACCACCAGTATTCATACGAGCAGAACCATCGAAAGCCTATGCCAGTCCATTCCTCCTTCAGTGGACATAGCGCAAACGATGAGGGAGAATCGTCTCTTACGTGTCATCGATGCAT TTCGTTTCCAGCGTATTAACTACTGGTTTATAACACCTCCGCCCGCAACTCGCGACTTTATAGCGACTAAGGTGATCATATCCAAGAAAATCAGATTGATTCTGCCCCTGGGGGCAACGCTCTTCTTCCAGACAGTTGGTTTAAGTACCCAGGCCCACGATTCAACAATTCGAGAACATGGTGATTGGGCCGAGAATGTTGAAAAAAAGGTCACCTCATCTTCCTACGACAGTCTCTCACTGACTGAAGTGGCGGATCAACTTATGGTGGAACTTGAG GTAGCGTTTTTCAGATTCGCCTTGGCAGACAGTGTTTCGGGTTATAGACTGCTTCGAAAGTCATTGCCTAGGGCTCTTCAACTCATCGCTCTTGATTCAAGTCTATACATGGAGCAATCCAATAATAACCTGGCCGTCTCGTTTTCCCGAGCGCTCACTTCACCAATGTTCGAACTTAAGCGCTTTGTCGTGTATGACACGGTCTCCTCGCTGTTGCTCGCAGTTCCGCCACTGTTAGACTATGGATACGATCAGGAGCTTGACTCTGAATTCGATTGGATCCGGGGGGTCCCTGTTGCTATCGCCGAGGCTATATCGCAGATTAACTCATGGAGAGCAGGTTCGAGAGGAACTCCAGATAGCTGGGAGGCCTTGGAGAAGCGTGTTTTAGCCTGGAAGACGCCTACTTTGAGGTCGGAAATGTCGACCATCGAGAACACTAGAGTAACAAAGATGGCAGTGTTAGAAAGCTGGAGGGATATAGCGTTGATATATATTTACATG GGCATGGGTGGGATTTCCTCCCACGACCCGCGTGTGCAAGCTGCAGTGCATCGAATAGTTCAACTTGGAGAAACCGTGTCTAACTCACCAATTGGAGTACATATGCTTACTCACTATGTCGTT GCCGGTTTAGCAGCGCGATTGGAAAAACACCGGATAGTTATTTACGAAAGACTCATGTTACTCAAAGATACACGAGTGTGGCTCTTTTATGGACCGCAAATGAATCAAATTTTGCGTCACCTGTGGCATGGCGTAGGTGCTGAAGGGGCGCCTGTTACATGGGACGACTATGTTCAGTCAAGATCTGTAATCATTCCAGTTTAA
- a CDS encoding CVNH domain protein — translation MSVASTPPNQFRSERSRYTFRLLDPATTNGHCVIQAKPEPDSSIRWNPDCPSDSQFNLSAMIGNDNACFKWGRYAFERSGCDFKLVDEPGTCACLLTGKLVDLNGEYKDAFINIDERLKVEEYMINKNTNVVKLVELLKKDDPSKQMVYYQTGVGTYSPPGMLTSAGLAIASKLDEAVAWYLYQHVIDGYRYLMETYRMGDRIALFGFSRGAFTARALAGMLHSVGLLPQHNHACLEHIPFAYEVYKNGKSHTNTPANTAFSTTTKASARKVDPAEFKRTFCIPITVDYVGVWDTVASVGALVPQSLPWVDYNPSIMKFRQALALDERRGNFIPSVWDHRRTTIVQDVKEVWFKGEHSDVGGGSSGSENNNHNMLSNITLRWMVRQTIECGTGILFDHAAIELYRKRNILEIPSAEGPRPGKDWMKRLAESRKLDQVDIKQGIYDSIGWSLLWNGLEYFAFTAKPTKTIRCEPIASRWPHAKAGREIFRFREKDPIYLHSSVVDQLASYGPVIHKRDYQPRARWYGYGKQEWPRIEDVSPSTEHGSPTSGARIPDDAKLRLNMNKLLGYELASTITTVTVSQVHFDLEAQFCAPILGGLILATCVAIALPQAFLHWRRKSAKGISLTMLWLWLIGDIASLIGTVVQGLLHTLIILGVINGLIDILLIWQCYHYAKWQQFAAMLRYFRGRERGPGASSAPDQPPSTTPTLTAITAAPPEKSRTYKSTFYHTIYVLLVVGISIMVWGLVVARVRRTANLRAGEDGTDPEFEKVGAAFGWLSMVIYTTSRYPQIYKNWRSKSCHNLSIWIFVLLIIYNITNIASILVKSTKKSYLIVNLPWIVNSAFNVVLDLFIMGQFALYRKHRGAANEPTVAPTTPEGMDKEHKENV, via the exons ATGTCTGTTGCAAGCACACCTCCAAATCAATTTAGATCCGAGCGTAGTCGATATACCTTCCGACTGTTGGATCCTGCGACCACCAATGGACACTGTGTTATTCAGGCCAAACCTGAGCCTGATTCCTCTATTCGATGGAACCCAGATTGTCCCTCAGATTCCCAATTCAACCTATCCGCGATGATAGGAAACGATAACGCCTGCTTCAAGTGGGGAAGATATGCATTCGAGAGAAGTGGCTGTGATTTTAAACTCGTCGACGAACCTGGCACTTGTGCTTGTTTGCTCACCGGAAAGCTCGTTGATCTGAACGGGGAGTACAAGGATGCGTTTATCAACATCGATGAGAGACTGAAGGTCGAAGAATATATGAT CAACAAG AACACCAATGTTGTAAAGCTTGTCGAATTACTAAAAAAGGATGATCCTTCGAAACAGATG GTTTACTACCAA ACTGGAGTGGGGACATATTCTCCCCCTGGGATGTTGACATCTGCCGGTTTAGCAATTGCCTCCAAACTAGACGAGGCGGTAGCATG GTATCTTTATCAACAT GTTATAGATGGATATAGGTATCTTATGGAAACCTACCGCA TGGGTGATAGAATCGCATTGTTTGGTTTTTCCCGTGGGGCCTTTACAGCTCGAGCACTTGCTGGGATGCTCCATTCA GTGGGATTGCTACCTCAGCATAAC CACGCATGCCTAGAGCACATTCCGTTCGCATATGAAGTTTATAAGAACGGTAAAAGTCATACAAACACTCCCGCAAATACTGCGTTTagtacaacaaccaaggccaGCGCTCGAAAGGTCGATCCAGCAGAATTCAAGCGGACTTTCTGTATTCCTATTACAGTAGACTACGTCGGGGTATG GGACACAGTAGCTAGCGTTG GTGCACTGGTTCCTCAGTCTCTCCCGTGGGTTGACTATAATCCGAGCATTATGAAATTTAG ACAAGCGCTGGCACTAGACGAGCGACGCGGTAATTTCATCCCTAGTGTTTGGGATCACCGCCGCACAACAATTGTCCAGGATGTCAAGGAGGTTTGGTTCAAGGGTGAACATTCTGACGTCGGCGGTGGCTCTTCGGGTTCAGAAAACAATAATCACAACATGCTCAGCAATATAACATTGCGGTGGATGGTCCGTCAGACAATAGAATGCGGAACGGGCATTCTCTTCGATCATGCTGCCATCGAGCTGTACCGAAAAAGAAATATCCTTGAGATCCCATCGGCTGAAGGACCAAGGCCTGGAAAGGACTGGATGAAACGATTGGCTGAGTCAAGGAAACTCGATCAAGTGGATATAAAACAGGGTATATACGATTCGATTGGATGGTCACTGCTATGGAACGGGCTGGAATACTTTGCATTCACGGCAAAGCCAACTAAAACAATAAGATGCGAACCAATTGCATCACGCTG GCCGCACGCAAAAGCAGGACGGGAAATATTTCGATTCAGAGAAAAAGATCCTATCTATCTTCATAGTTCTGTTGTGGATCAGTTAGCATCATACGGTCCTGTCATACACAAAAGGGATTATCAGCCCCGTGCCAGGTGGTATGGGTACGGCAAACAAGAGTGGCCACGCATTGAAGATGTATCTCCGAGTACCGAACATGGCTCTCCAACATCAGGTGCCAGGATCCCAGACGACGCTAAATTAAGACTTAATATG AATAAACTTCTGGGTTATGAACTTGCATCTACAATTACGACTGTGACAGTTTCTCAGGTACATTTCGATCTAGAGGCTCAGTTCTGTGCTCCTATATTGGGCGGGCTCAT TCTCGCGACATGTGTGGCCATCGCGCTTCCACAAGCATTTCTCCATTGGAGGAGAAAGTCGGCAAAGGGAATTAGTTTGACTATGCTGTGG TTGTGGCTTATTG GCGATATTGCCTCACTTATTGGTACTGTCGTACAAGGGCTCTTACACACTCTC ATCATCCTAGGCGTTATTAACGGGCTCATTGACATTCTACTTATTTGGCAATGCTACCACTATGCGAAATGGCAACAATTTGCTGCCATGCTGCGCTATTTTCGTGGACGCGAGCGAGGTCCGGGTGCATCATCCGCTCCAGACCAACCGCCCTCAACGACGCCCACCCTGACAGCCATAACTGCAGCTCCGCCAGAGAAGTCACGAACATATAAATCCACTTTCTACCACACAATTTATGTCCTACTGGTCGTTGGGATTTCCATCATGGTTTGGGGGCTGGTTGTAGCAAGAGTTCGGAGAACTGCCAATTTGCGTGCGGGAGAAGATGGGACAGACCCAGAGTTTGAAAAGGTTGGAGCAGCGTTTGGCTGGCTCAGCATGGTCATTTATA CAACCTCTCGTTACCCACAGATCTATAAGAACTGGAGATCTAAATCATGTCACAATCTGAGTATCTGGATTTTCGTACTTTTGATCATCTACAACATCACAAACATTGCC TCTATCCTCGTGAAGTCTACCAAAAAATCGTACTTGATCGTCAATCTCCCATGGATTGTGAATTCCGCGTTCAACGTTGTACTTGATCTTTTT ATCATGGGCCAATTTGCCTTGTACAGAAAGCATAGAGGAGCCGCTAATGAACCAACGGTGGCGCCCACAACACCTGAGGGGATGGACAAGGAGCACAAGGAGAATGTGTAG
- a CDS encoding ICE-like protease (caspase) p20 domain protein, whose amino-acid sequence MSEYEEDEGPTQPEEYGYAQFQHMFPLDDESGNEYDLPTPPDDIHQPDEERQHYGPVVYNEDGEEVQPLYFRLSQATGKRKALLIGCNYPGSSAPLNGCINDVFNIKRFLIGMDNLLAYDEADICVLADDESTHGEIGEAQPTREAMIEYIDWLVGDAEADDSLFFFYSGHGGNQDDHDGDEWDGKDESICPTDYENAGVIVDDELYDLLVKPLPEGAGLTALFDSCHSGSVLDLPWTYETGGTIKAPEDLQEDAEAEALGTEDHQKRYKWSPADVVSLSGCRDNQFSSDARFGGLPSGALSYAFIRAFHKFPELTYNQLLKAIFNELKGKFDQRPQLSGSHPIDMDLLFVQ is encoded by the exons ATGTC TGAATACGAAGAAGATGAGGGGCCTACTCAACCTGAAGAATATGGTTACGCTCAGTTTCAGCACATGTTTCCTCTCGACGACGAGAGTGGAAATGAATATGATTTGCCCACGCCACCCGACGATATCCATCAGCCTGATGAAGAACGGCAGCATTATGGGCCCGTCGTTTATAACGAAGATGGGGAAGAGGTGCAACCACTCTACTTTCGTCTCTCCCAGGCTACAGGTAAACGCAAAGCACTtctcattggctgcaattatCCCGGTAGCTCTGCCCCATTGAATGGCTGCATCAACGACGTTTTCAACATCAAGCGCTTTTTGATAGGCATGGACAATTTGCTCGCA TATGACGAAGCAGACATATGCGTCCTTGCTGATGACGAAAGCACTCATGGAGAGATTGGAGAAGCTCAACCAACTCGTGAAGCAATG ATCGAGtacatcgattggttggtCGGAGATGCTGAGGCTGACGATTCTCTGTTCTTCTTCT ATTCTGGTCATGGAGG TAATCAAGATGACCATGATGGAGACGAATGGGATGGCAAGGATGAGT CGATCTGTCCAACTGATTACGAAAATGCCGGAGTTATCGTCGACGAC GAACTATATGATCTATTAGTCAAACCATTACCCGAAGGGGCAGGTCTGACTGCACTGTTTGATTCGTGTCATAGTGGCTCGGTGTTAG ACCTGCCATGGACA TACGAGACTGGCGGCACGATCAAGGCGCCCGAAGACCTCCAGGAGGATGCCGAAGCTGAAGCTCTTGGTACCGAAGATCATCAAAAACGATACAAATGGTCTCCTGCTGATGTG GTATCCTTGTCTGG TTGTCGTGATAACCAATTCAGCAGCGACGCCCGGTTTGGTGGGCTCCCCAGTGGAGCACTCTCATATGCATTTATTCGAGCGTTCC ACAAATTCCCCGAGTTGACGTACAACCAACTACTGAAGGCTATCTTTAACGAGCTCAAGGGTAAATTTGACCAACGTCCCCAG CTTTCTGGCTCCCATCCAATCGATATGGACTTGTTGTTTGTCCAGTAG
- a CDS encoding GNAT family acetyltransferase → MAESSNNQLSIRIATLEDIKELSRICLLTANAGQSAESLHHYPELLQGLYIEPYLKLTSTFGFVLVDTVDEGKGVVLGYLLATSDSRRHEAAAEQESYPPLRIKYPNNPYPSDATERDQGVINRIHKPLIRPQALVDISPAHIHINLLPSAQRQGWGVKLIDQAVKALKAEGQSALFVGIDSKNHNARAFYLKVGFKPFPFPDKEYLVLHFQDWKGARN, encoded by the exons ATGGCCGAATCCTCCAACAACCAACTGTCGATTCGTATAGCAACCCTTGAAGATATCAAAGAACTTTCTAGAATATGCCTATTGACCGCAAACGCTGGACAATCTGCCGAGTCACTGCACCATTATCCTGAGCTTCTCCAAGGGCTTTATATTGAACCGTACTTGAAGTTGACTTCTACATTTGGTTTTGTTCTTGTCGATACTGTGGACGAAGGCAAGGGAGTTGTACTAGGGTATTTACTTGCTACTTCGGACTCTAGGCGTCACGAAGCAGCTGCAGAACAAGAGTCCTACCCTCCATTGCGTATTAAATATCCCAACAACCCTTACCCCTCAGACGCGACTGAACGCGATCAAGGTGTGATCAATCGCATACACAAGCCATTAATTCGACCGCAGGCACTAGTGGATATATCACCTGCCCATATTCATATTAATCTGCTCCCTTCTGCGCAGAGACAAGGCTGGGGTGTAAAGTTAATAGATCAAGCTGTCAAGGCTTTGAAGGCTGAGGGTCAGTCAGCATTATTCGTGGGGATAG ACTCCAAAAATCATAATGCACGCGCATTTTACCTTAAAGTAGGGTTCAAGCCCTTTCCCTTCCCAGATAAAGAGTATTTGGTACTTCATTTCCAGGACTGGAAAGGTGCAAGAAATTGA
- a CDS encoding extracellular metalloproteinase MEP, which produces MALIRVLASIALMIASGVVAAPWDVTSRHTTHRVRSVGPSKVKLTSYHPPATFEAYGVEGVAHPLAKRGVTDASSAEAAKSFLEDKLGVKADALSHKGGHASEATSFEYFRQSLNGIPVANAVANVALKGDKVTSFGASFVKPKSVAAAEPKLTKEEAISKAENTTGAKYNDWPTSLEYFAKDSDHVVLTHVVQVRNAETSEWYEIFVDANSGEVVNVIDFVSDASYRVVPLNVQDPEKGYSVQTDPADTTASPNGWHQTGSTTTSNTSGNNVISYKAILLIGTAGTSSQSSATNNYDYAYNSAVSPTTSPNVDAARVNAFYVGNMVHDLTYKYGFTEAAYNFQNDNYGKGGTGNDRVKISVQDWTGSNNANFATPADGQSGQMRMYTWTYTTPNRDGALENDIVVHEYGHGVSNRLTGGGTGRCLQTTEAGGMGEGWSDALAGMTEINSAKLDDFTLGAFVTGIAGGIRSYPYSTSKTTNPLTYGSLATLNEVHDIGEVWALIWHEITASLLSKYGYTADKFDSEGTGGNIKAMHLFINAFKLQPCSPTFLTARDAIIQADADKYGGENKCLLWQAFAKRGLGSGATSAKVDNTQVPSGC; this is translated from the exons ATGGCTCTCATCCGGGTTCTGGCCAGTATTGCGCTCATGATTGCCTCGGGCGTCGTCGCCGCCCCGTG GGATGTTACTTCTCGTCATACCACACACCGTGTTCGCAGTGTCGGGCCATCCAAGGTCAAGCTTACTAGCTACCACCCACCAGCGACCTTCGAG GCTTATGGAGTTGAAGGAGTAGCCCACCCGCTCGCCAAGCGCGGAGTCACAGATGCTTCGTCCGCTGAGGCCGCAAAGAGCTTCCTTGAGGATAAACTCGGTGTCAAGGCCGACGCTCTATCGCATAAGGGGGGCCATGCGTCAGAGGCGACCTCTTTTGAATACTTCCGCCAATCATTG AATGGTATTCCGGTCGCGAACGCAGTCGCGAATGTGGCTCTCAAGGGGGACAAGGTCACCTCTTTCGGTGCCAGCTTTGTGAAGCCCA AGAGCGTTGCTGCGGCCGAGCCCAAGTTGACCAAGGAAGAAGCCATTTCCAAAGCTGAAAACACTACAGGTGCTAAATACAACGACTGGCCGACCAGCCTTGAG TACTTTGCTAAAGATAGCGACCACGTTGTCCTCACGCACGTCGTCCAAGTTCGAAACGCCGAGACCTCCGAGTGGTATGAGATATTCGTCGACGCAAACTCGGGAGAAGTCGTCAACGTGATCGACTTTGTATCCGATGCGAGT TACCGAGTTGTCCCACTCAACGTTCAAGATCCCGAAAAAGGGTACTCGGTTCAAACAGACCCTGCGGACACAACCGCTTCGCCCAACGGCTGGCATCAAACTGGCTCCACGACTACATCTAATACCTCGGGCAACAACGTTATTTCCTATAAAGCTATCCTTTTGATCGGAACTGCGGGTACCTCGTCGCAGTCCAGTGCGACCAACAACTACGACTACGCATACAACTCGGCAGTTAGCCCAACCACTAGCCCCAACGTCGATGCAGCTCGAGTCAACGCGTTCTATGTCGGAAACATGGTTCATGACTTGACG TACAAGTACGGTTTCACCGAAGCTGCatataacttccaaaacGACAACTACGGCAAGGGCGGAACTGGAAACGATCGTGTCAAAATATCCGTACAAGACTGGACCGGCTCTAACAATGCCAACTTTGCCACCCCCGCCGACGGCCAGTCTGGCCAAATGCGCATGTATACCTGGACATACACCACACCGAACAGGGACGGCGCCCTCGAAAACGACATTGTCGTCCACGAATATGGCCATGGCGTTTCTAACCGCCTCACCGGTGGTGGGACCGGTCGCTGCTTGCAAACTACCGAGGCTGGTGGGATGGGCGAAGGATGGAGCGATGCACTTGCTGGCATGACGGAGATCAACTCTGCTAAACTAGACGACTTTACCCTAGGCGCATTCGTTACTGGGATAGCAGGCGGTATTCGTAGCTATCCCTACTCGACTAGCAAGACCACCAACCCACTCACGTATGGGTCACTGGCGACTCTTAATGAAG TACATGATATTGGAGAAGTTTGGGCACTCATTTGGCACGAGATTACGGCGAGCCTTCTCAGCAAATA CGGCTATACTGCGGACAAGTTTGACAGCGAGGGTACTGGAGGCAATATTAAAGCCAT GCACTTGTTCATCAACGCATTCAAACTTCAACCCTGCAGCCCGACATTCCTGACCGCTCGTGATG CTATTATTCAAGCGGACGCAGATAAGTATGGGGGTGAAAACAAGTGTTTGCTCTGGCAGGCATTCGCTAAGCGCGGACTGGGATCCG GCGCAACCTCCGCCAAAGTAGACAACACTCAAGTTCCATCGGGCTGCTAG